The sequence below is a genomic window from Sorangiineae bacterium MSr12523.
AAGCGCCGGAACGCCGGCTGCTTCTCGTAAAGCGTTTTCCCCATTCCCGGATATTGCGATCCTTGTCCGGTAAACATCAGGACCACGCGCGGAGGGCGGCTCGCCTCCCGGCGGCCCGCGCCTGCGGCGACGCCTCGCAGCTTCTCGATGAAGTCGGCGCGCGACGAGGCCACGAGGCCTGCTCGAACGCCGAGCTGCGCGCTTCGTGTATTGACCGTGAAGCAAACGTCGGACACATCGGCGTCCGCGCGCTGTTCGAGATCGTCGGCAAGCTGCGTCGCCCGCAGACGCAGCGCCTCCTCGGAGTGCGCGGAGAAGCACGCCAGGCTCGGAGACGCGGTGACCTTCGCCGGGGAAACCTCGGGGGCCGGTGGCGCCTCCTCCACGACGAGATGGCAATTCGTTCCACCGAACCCGAACGAATTGATGGCCGCACAACGAGGAGCCCCCGCACGCCGCTCCCAGTCCTTCGCCGCCGCCGCGACGAAAAATGGCGTCTCTGGAAACCGAATGCGCGGATTCGGCGTGTCCACGTTGAGGGTGGGCGGAATCTTCCGCGCCCGCAGGGCGAGAACGACCTTGATCAACCCGGCGATGCCGGCCGCGGTCAGAAGGTGTCCGATGTTGCTCTTCACCGAGCCGATCGCGCAGTAACCGGCTTCCGCCGTATGCTGCGAAAAGACCTGGGCCAGGGCGCGAACCTCGATGGGGTCTCCGATGGCCGTCCCCGTGCCGTGGGCCTCCAGGTATTGCACATCGCGAGGGTTCAGCCCGAATCGCTCGTAGACGGAACCGATGACGTCCCTTTGGCCATCGGGGTTCGGGGTCATGACCCCGAGCGAGGCGCCGTCGTTGTTGATGGCCGATCCCTTGATGACGGCCATGATCTCGTCGCCGTCTTCGAGCGCGCGCGCGAGCGGCTTGAGAAGCACGGCCCCCGCCCCTTCACCGGGCACGAGTCCATCGGCCGATGCGTCGAAAACGCGGCACACGCCCGAAGGCGACAGAGCCCCGGCCGCGCCGAGCAAGAGAACCGACGTGGGCGTCAATAGAAGATTGACCCCGCCGGCCAGCGCCATTTCGCACTCGCCCCGGCGCAGGCTCTCGCAAGCGAGGTGGACCGAAACGAGCGACGCGGAGCATGCGGTATCGACGGTCAAACTCGGTCCGCGCAGATTGAAAACATGCGACGTGCGCGAGGCGATCATATTGAGGATGTTGCTCGCGCAGCTTTCCGGGCGAATGTTCATGTCGCCATAGCGACGGATCCATTCGTCATCCAGCGCAGCCCGCTCGGATGGCGCGAGGCGCTGCACGCTGTCGAAGGTCGACAGCTCCTGCCGCCGGAGCGTCTGCAGGAAATATTCGAGGTAATTGTTGTAGCTCGCGCCGACGAACACGCCCACACGCCGCCCCTGCACACGCCGTCCGAGGTACCCGCCGCGCTCCAGCGTCTCCCATGCCACCTCGAGGAACAGACGCTGCTGGGGGTCCATCCCCAGGGCTTCTTCGCGCGAAATCCCGAATAGCGCGTAATCGAATACATAGGGATCGGTCAAAAAGCCGCCGCGCTGGGGAGCACCTGCCCTGTCGGCATGGCTCACGGAGTCCCAGCGCGAAGGCGGCACGTCGGTGACCGCGCTCTCGCCGGCCAGAACATGCGACCAAAATTCGTCGATGGTGGCGCTGCCGGGGAAACGACCTCCGAGGGCGATGATGGCGATGTCCCCCTCGCCGCCCGAAGGCGCTGCCTCCGGCGCGCTCGTTTCCTCGCTCGCGACCTGTGCCGCCTCGGCGGCTGCCCGCGCGGCTTCGCGGCCGATGAAGTCTGCGACCGCTGCGATGTTTCGGCACTCGAACAGGACGCGCTGTGGAAGCTCCAGCCGGAACGTCTCTTCGAGCTTGCTCAAAAAATCCACCGCTTTGAGCGACGTGCCACCAAGCGACCGAAATCCGGATTCGGGCAGAACGCGGTCGATGGGGCAACGCAAAATCTCGGCCGCCACACGGCGCACTGTGAGGAGCAGGGCCTCCGGCTCCAAGACCGGCTCGTTCGGCGTCGCGGCAGGAGGAGGCGCCATCAGGGCATCGGTTCCCACGATGGCGTCCGCATATTTCCCGTCGAGCAAATCCTGCAGCATGCGATAGCGCTGCACTTTGCCGCTCGTGGTTTTCGGCAATTGCTTGAGCGGTACGACGTAATCGACCAGGATGCCCATCACGTCGAGCACGCGTTCCACCACCGCGCGGTAGACGGATTCGCGAGGTGTCCCACCGCCGGCGGTCCCCACGAAGAGGGCCACGCGTTCGCATCCGGCTTTGTCGTCGTGCCAGCCGACGGCCACCACCTTGCCCTCGGCGACACCGGGCACGGCCGCAGCGCACTCTTCGACGTCGAACGCGAAGAAATTCTGTCCATTGACGAAAATGATGTCTTTGGCGCGTCCGGTGACACTGAGGCGCCCATGGCGCATGAACCCGATATCGCCCGTTCGCAGCCAGGTCCCCTCCGCAAAGAGCGCCGCATTGGCCTCGGGATTCTCGAAATATCCGCGCGTGACGTTTTCACCGTGGATCTGAATGTGGCCCACACGTCCTTGGGGAAGAACGCGGTCGTGCTCGTCGACGATGCGCACCCCGACCCCGCCCACGGGTACACCTTCGTCGGGTATCTGAATGCATGCGTCTCCGTCTCCATCGATGTCGACGACGGCTCCGTGTCGGGCAAGCTGTTTGCGGTCGAGCGAATGACGCAGGTGGTGGCTACCAATCGGCGAAAAGGTGACCGCCAGGCATGCCTCGGCCATCCCATAGACGGGTTGCACGGCATTTTCGTGAAGCCCGCAGCACGCGAGGCGCTCCTGGAACTCCTTCATGACGCGCCACGAGATGGGCTCGGCACCATTGACGATGGCGCGAACGCAGGAAAGATCGAGCCCCTGCAAATCCGCAGGCGAAACCCGATCGAGCACGCGCTGATAACCGAAGTTGGGCGAACCAGAGATTGTCGCCCGGTGCTGGTGCATCTTCTCCAGCCACTTCAATGGGTACTTCACGAATCTCAGGGGCGAGAGATTCACTTGTTTGATGCACATCGCCAGCGGGGTGAAATGAAACCCGATCAGCCCCATGTCGTGAAAGTAGGGCATCCAGCCGAGAAAGACGTCGGCCTCGGTCAGCTCGAGGGCGTCCACGATCCCTTCGAGGTTCGTGAGCAGGTTTCGATGCGTGAGCATCACCCCCTTTGGCCGGCCCGTGCTTCCCGAGCTGTATTGGATGAACGCGACCCGGTCCAGATCGCGCAATGGCCGAATCTCGCCCGGCCGGGCTGCGTCTTCCAATTCTTCGAGGGCCAGGATGCGGCAATCCGGCGCGCCAACGAGCTCCTGCAGCTTCGATTCCTGGGCCGCCGCGGCACTGTCGCCGATGATGGTCGGACGACCGAGTTGATCCCAGACGGCTGCCATTTTGCGAAGCGGCTCGCTCATGACCACGAGGGAGCTCGGGTAAATCAGGGGAGCCGGTACGATGCCGCCGTAGACGCAAGCCCAAAAGTCGACGATGAATTGCGCGCTGTCCCCGGTCAGTAGGAGCGCCCGGTCTCCCTCCTTCAGGCCCGCGCGTTGAAGGGCTCCAAGGCGCACGATGGCGCGCGCGCGGACTTCCTCGTACGAGAGAACATTCTCCGAATCGTCCGGCTGCACGAAGACGATGCCCGGTTTCGACGTGTGCTTCGCAGCCGTATCCATGAGTCCTTGCAGCCCGCCGTCGTAAAGCAGACGCCCCGGAACAGGGACCGGCATTTGGACTGACGGAGACTCCTCCACGATAGATTCACCCGGCACCTGACCGCCCTGCACGTCATTCGACATGGACCGCTCCCATCATTGGGTTGGGACGAGAGAAGAGGAGAACGATCGCGTGTCGTGCGAACCGGCCTCCACCGCGTTTATGGGTTATCGTCGGAACGTCGGCAATGGCCGCGACACTAGCTTAAAATGCCGACAGCCAAAATTAAGTCAATACGAGATTTATCGATTACCGCATCGTCGATTTGCTATTAACATTTTGACAATAGCCGATTTGAAATCAGACGATGCTCATTTCACATCCCAGAACACAGGGCGCTCGAAACCCAAATACGAAGTCGACTCCCGGATGTTTCGATAGCGCCATCTCTATGTGGGACAATGCACGCAAACCACGTTCATCGCGTCGCGACAAGTCATCCAAATAGCGGACAAGCGTGCCAAGAAACCGATTTTCGCGCCGCTATGTTGGATTTCGCCGAACGCGACGCGGTTACCCGCGAATCTCGACAATGGTCGTCGCCGCGCAGTTCGAAATCTGTCGCGACACAACAAATCACGTTTAATTGATTAAAATAAACGTCACCAATGTCATCGATGATTTGCATCACCGTCTCTGGTCTAGGGGAGCAGTGGACGCCGCGTGGTGCAGTGGGGGGAACTTCGTCCACTCATCGTGTCGATATCGCCGAGGCGCGATATGCTTGTATGCGCTCGAATCGAGCCTGTCGCGGATGCTTCTCGTTCCCTCCGAGGGTGCATCCCTGGCCTATCCAAGTTCGGTGCCAGTTTTGACGCTATGCGCGTGTCGAGCTATCACCGGACCGGGATGCCGCTCGATGCGATGTTTTTTCGTTTCATCGTCACACGCGATGCTCGCGTAACGATCACGCCATCTCGCAACGCGACTCGTACGAAGATGGTGGACGGACGATACCGACCGCGCACGGGGACGATCTCGTCCGGATCGGCGGTTGTGCATTTATCGCGACCGAGCGCCCGCCCGGCCCTCGCGCCACTCGCGCGAATCCCATTTAGGCGGCTAGCCGTGTGACGTCCAAATGCGTGCGTCCATCCCATCGGAGGACACGGCCCGCAATTCTGGCGTTGTATCGCGCGTAGCGCTCATGGCGATGCATCGACGATGCAGGTCGCACGCCACGGCGACTCGAAACACCCGATGACCTGCGGTCGTGATGCCGTTGTGGCATCGCGCGCCACGGCGTCGACGGCGCGGCTGGATGTGCTCGCAACGGGAGGAGTTCGCGGTACTCCTCTCCAGATTGCCCTGAGCGAACCCATAGGGCCGTCCCAAGCGCCGCCTGGGGCTAAGCCGGGCGGCGAGGTACCGGAAGGTCGATACGGACGCAGCGCGCCCATGGGCATCGATATCGATGCACACTCGCATACTTCGAAATCGAAGCAGAATGCGGATACGGATATCCGATTGTGCATGACTTCGGCATCGTGCACTCGTGAGAAAATTCATTCGTAAGCACGCACTTACCATATTGACCATCAGCGTTACGAAGGCCTGATTTCCAGGCATTGCGCGTGCGCTGATGCCCCGCCGTAGCACTCTCGCAGGAGCGCCCTAATGCGATAAAGCACCCACTGCCTGCATATTTTGCGTGGTGGCATGTCCTATGCGACTTCGGCGGGAGCAACAGATTCGACCCGCTTGCGGTCGGCTCCGTTCGATTCCTTACCGAGGAGGACGAATATGAATCTTGTGCAAACGAGGCTCGGCCTGCGGCCGTTCGCGGTCTCGACCGCGTTCCTGGCCGGAGGGCTCGCGCTCACCAGCTGTATGACGACCACGTCGGACACCGATTCCGTCGGCGACCCTCAGGGATGCCCCGAATTTCAAACGAGCGGCGCGACCGTCGACGCGAACATCAAAGTCGATGCGAAAGTGCAAGCGTTCATGCAGGCGTCGGCGAACCTGCGCAGCATGACCGAGAAAGTGAAGGTCGACGTCAAGAATGCGTGCGTCAAGATCGCGACGGAACTCGGCGCCGAGGATACCTGGTCGGCCATCGGTGACAAAGACGACGGCATTGCGAATACGAATCGGACGGGAGCCTGCGACGCCGCACGTGCGCGGATCGTCGCAATCATGGAGAGTGACGCCGGAAAGCGCGCGAACTTCGCCCTGGTGGTCTCACGCGGCAAATGCCAAGCGGATTTTCAGGCGCAAGTCGATTGCGAGGCCAAGTGCAGTGCGCAAACGAAATGCGATTCGGGGAAGATCGAGGAGCGCTGTCAACCCGGACAGCTGAGCGTGCAGTGCCAAGACAAGTGCACCGCGCAATCGTATTGCGAAGGCCGCGTCGACGTCGAGGCCAATTGCGAGGGCAAATGCGAAGCCGAGTGCCGCGGCAGCTGCCAGGGGACATGCATCGACGCGAATGGCAAAATCAGCGAAAACGACGCCAATTGCAATGGCAAGTGCAGCGGAAGGTGTACGGGCAAATGCACCGGGCGCTGTCAGGTGGAGGCCTCCGCAGGCATCGCCTGTGGCGCAAGCGTCAAGTGCAAAGGCTCGTGCACGTCCACGTTCACGGAGCCGGTCTGTGAGACGACGTTCACTCCACCCAAGTGCGAGATCGACCAGGCCTGCTTCGCGAGCTGTCGAACGAGCACGGCGGCCAAGGCCAAGTGCGATCCGCCGCAGGTCAAGCTCGCGTGCGACACGCAAACGTCGTCCGACGTGCAAAAGCTCGTCGCGACGATCAATGCGAACTTGCCTCCCCTCTTCGCGACGGCCGAAGAGCACGGGGAAAGCGTCGTCCAAATTGGTAAGGATCTGGTCGCGAGCGGCTCTGCGGTGCTGCGTGCATCGGGCGACCTCGACGTGAAATCGCTTGCATGCGCGACGGCTGCGGCCCAAGCGGCAGAGCACTCCGCAGGGACGCTGCAAGTGGCCGCCAATGCCGGCGCGGAGGTGACGGAGTCGTGCAGCACGCACGCGAAATAAGGGCGAACGCGATGCTCAGGGCGTGCGCGGTGACCGTTGCGATGGTCACCGCGCATCTCCTACCGACGAGCGTTCACGCGAGCGAGCCACCCGGTGATCGGACCGAACCAGACGAACCGCAGCCGAAACGCGAGGTCGTGTGGGCCAACACGGACGTGGGAGTCCAGAGCCTCCACCTGCGGACCTTCGAGGCAAACCCCGACACGGTCACCTGGGGCGTCCTTCCCGGCTCCGCGGCGGGACCGACCATCGGGCTCGGCGCCGGCGTGCGCATCGTTTTCGCGACGCTCGGGGTGCGCGGCCGGTTCAGTAACTTCTACGCCGATGCGCCGGACCGCAGCGGTGGCTTCCAACTCTGGACGCTCGATGCGGAGTTGGGATTCCGCGCACCGCTGGGGCGATTCGAGCCCTACGTCACCATGGCCGGCGGATATGCCACGTTCGGCGGGCTGTCGACGGCCGTTTCGGGCCTCGAGCGAGGGCTCGACGTCAACGGCATCAATACACGCCTGGCGTTTGGCCTGGATTATTATGCGACCAAGAACGTGTCGCTCGGTGCAACGCTGGGAGGCGACCTATTGTTCATCACGCGACACGGCGTCTCCGCGCGCGATTTGGCGACCCCCAAGGACGTCAATACGTTGAACCAAGCGAAGGCCCGCGTGCTCGAGGCCAGCGGGTCGAGCGTGGGCGCGGCCTGGTCGGCCACCGCCGGAGTGGGCATTCACTTTTGAGCCAGCTACTGCGGATTGGCCGGCGCAGGCACGGCGCCCAGCGACTGGCCAAACCATTTCCCGCGCAGTTGCTCGTACGTGCCGTCGGCGCGAGCCTGCGCGACGACGTCGTTGATCACGGCCAGCAGCTTGCCGTTCCCTTTCTTGACGGCGAATCCAATTTTCTCACCGGATTCCAATTGCGCCGCAATTTGAAAATTCGAGTGTGCCGATTCCTTCATCCAATTCTGGATCGCCGGCTGGTCTTCGATGATGGCATCCACCCGGCCGCTACGAAGCGCGAGGAGCACCGCCTCCGTACTCTCGAACGAGATGGGCTGAAACCCTTTGCCCTTGATGAAGTCCTCGCCAATCGTGTTTGCTTGTGCCCCTATCGGTTTGCCCGATGCTTTGAGGCTCGCGAGATCCGTAATGCCGGAGCCGCGTTTGACGACGAGCACCTGGTGAGCCTCGAAGTAGGGCTCGGAAAAGTCCACGTTCTTGCGGCGCTCCTCGGTGA
It includes:
- a CDS encoding ABC transporter substrate-binding protein; amino-acid sequence: MSTLKKCFTLGLAGLLSAWAVGCSKHGSDVKLVKAGTLTTCTNLPHAPFEFERDRTIVGFDVDLVDLMAKKLGVKRTFVDTSFENLKTGALLESGQCDLVAGSLTITEERRKNVDFSEPYFEAHQVLVVKRGSGITDLASLKASGKPIGAQANTIGEDFIKGKGFQPISFESTEAVLLALRSGRVDAIIEDQPAIQNWMKESAHSNFQIAAQLESGEKIGFAVKKGNGKLLAVINDVVAQARADGTYEQLRGKWFGQSLGAVPAPANPQ